The sequence CTCGACGAGCCCAGCGTCGCACCGCTGCTGGAGAAGCTGTTGCACCTGCTGGACTCCTTCGTCGAGATCGGCCTCGGCTACCTCTCGCTCGACCGCCCCTCCGGCACGCTGTCGGGAGGCGAGGCGCAGCGCACCAAGATGGTGCGCCACCTGGGCTCCGCGCTCACCGACGTCACCTACGTCTTCGACGAGCCCACCATCGGCCTGCACCCCCACGACGTCGCGCGGATGAACCAGTTGCTCGGCCAGTTGCGGGACAACGGCAACACGGTGCTGGTGGTGGAGCACAAGCCCGAGACCATCGCCATCGCCGACCACGTGGTCGACATGGGGCCGGGTGCGGGCACCGCCGGCGGCGAAGTGGTCTACGAGGGCGACCTCGCCGGCCTCCGCGGCAGCGACACCCACACCGGCCGGCACCTGAGCTACCGGGCCTCCCTCAAGGACACGGTCCGCACGGCATCCGGCGCGCTGGAGGTGCGCGGCGCCGACACCCACAACCTGCGCTCGGTCGACGTCGACATCCCGCTCGGCGTCCTGACGGTCCTCACCGGTGTCGCGGGCTCGGGCAAGAGCTCCCTCATCAGCGGCTCCGTCGCCGGCCGCGACGGCGTCGTCACCGTCGACCAGGCGCCGATCAAGGGCTCGCGCCGGTCCAACCCGGCGACCTACACCGGCCTGCTGGAACCGATCCGGAAGGCCTTCGCCAAGGCCAACGGGGTGAAGCCCGCACTGTTCAGCGCCAACTCCGAGGGCGCCTGTCCGACCTGCCGGGGCAGTGGCGTCATCGTGACCGAGTTCAGCTTCACCGACACCGTGTCCACGCCGTGCGAGGACTGCGGCGGCAAGCGCTACCAGGCCGAGGTGCTCGACCTGCGCCTGGCCGGGCTCAACATCGCCGAGGTGCTCGCGCTCCCCGTGGCCGACGCCCATGCGTTCTTCGCCGAGGGCGAGGCACGTACGCCGGCCGCCGCCACCATCCTGGCCAGGCTCGCCGACGTCGGCCTCGGGTACCTGACCCTGGGCCAGCCGCTCAACACGCTCTCGGGAGGGGAGCGGCAGCGCGTCCGGTTGGCGATGAGCACCGGACGCGGCAGCGGCGGCCAGGTCCTGGTGCTCGACGAGCCCACGGTCGGGCTCCACCTGGCCGAGGTCGCCCAGCTCCTCGCCCTGCTGGACCGCCTGGTCGACGACGGGATGTCGGTGGTGGTGATCGAGCACCACCAGGCGGTCATGGCCCACGCGGACTGGATCATCGACCTCGGCCCCGGTGCGGGGCACGACGGTGGCACCGTGGTCTTCGAGGGCACGCCCACCGACCTCGTGGCGGACCGGTCGACGCTCACCGGGGAGCACCTCGCCCGCTACGTGGGCACCGAGGACTGAGACCACCATCACGCCCTCGCACGGCCCGCCGTCGAGGCGCAGTGCAGCGCCCGCGGGACCGGCGTCGACTAGGATCGTGGTGACCGGGGACCCGAGCAGCACAGGACACCATGAGCGCATTGCTTCCGCGGAGTTCGTCGTTGCTCCACCAGATGCGGCCGGCGGAGTCCGCACCGACGCGGCCCAGCTGGCAGACCGCGCTTCCGTTCGTCCTGGTGGCGATCGCCGGCCTCGGCAGCGTCTTCCTGCCGCCGTACGAGAGCGACAAGGCCGTCGAGCTGGTGATCGTGGCGGTCGGCTTCTTCGTCGCACTCGGCCTGCTCGCGGTCGCGATCAGTCGTGACGAGCGATCGTGGGTGGATCCGGCGCCCGCGTTCCTGTTCTTCCTCATCTACGCCGCCGCCCGGGACGCCGGGGGAGGCGCGGATTCGGGGATCGCGCCCATCATCGTGCTGCCGATCCTCTGGCTGGCCCTCACCGGCACCCGGCGGGACCTGATCGTCAGTGCCGTCCTCACCGCGTGCGTGCTGGGCCTTCCGCTGTTGCTCATCGGCGCGCCGGCGTACCCCGACAGCGAGTGGCGGCGCGCCGTGCTCTGGACTGCCGTCGCAGCGCTCATCGCACCGGTCATCCAGCGGCTCGTGGCCGAGTTGGCACGCCATCGCTCCCTCGCCGAGGAGGCGAGCTCGGAGAACGAGGCCATCCTGCGTGGGGCACGCCAGACCAAGATCATCTCCTACGACCTCGACGGGATCATCCGCTCCTACAGCGCGGGGGCGCAGGAGCTGTTGGGCTACGCCCCCGAGACCCTGATCGGCAAGCAGGGACCCGAGTTCCTGCACGACCCGGACGAGGTGGCGCGGGTCGCCGCGGAGCTCGGCGTGGAGCCGGGGTTCGCCGTCTTCCGGACCCTCGCGGAGACCCGTGCCCCGGGACGGGTGTGGACCTACCGCACCGCCACGGGGGAGACGCTCTTCATGCAGTTGGTGGTCACCGAGCTGGTCGACGCGGCGGGGGAGCGCACCGGCTACCTGGGTGTGGCCATCGACGTGACGGCCGCCGAGCGCGCGGAGCGCGAGCTCGCCGAGGCCGAGGGCCGGTGGCGGACGCTGTTGGAGCACCTGCCCGACACGGTCGTGATGATGCTGGACGAGGACCTGGTGATCCGCGCGGTCGGTGGGCAGTCGGCGACCAAGCACGGCCTGCAGCAGCAGGCCATCGGGCGTCACCTGGCCGAGTTCTCCCGGCCGGAGAACATGGCCGTGCTGCGGCAGCTGACCGCGGATGCGCTCGAGGGCCACGAGGGCCACGCGGAGCTCGTCGCGACCTCGGACGGGTCCGAGCAGGAGGTGCTCGTCTCCCCGCTGCCCGACGGCACCGTCGAGGGCGCGATCCTGCTGGTGGCGCGTGACGTGAGCCGGGAGCGCGCCCGGGCGCGCGAGGCCGAGGAGGCGCGCGAGCGCGCCGAGGGGTTGTTCGCGGACGCACCGCACGGCGTGGCCGTCGTACGTCCCGACGGCACCGTGGTCCGCGCCAACCAGTCCATGGGCCACCTCCTGGGCCGCGAGGCCGCGACCCTGGTCGGACAGCCGATGGACGAGTACGCCGGCCCCGGCGCCGAGTCGATCGCGCCGCACCTCCACGAGGCGGTGCGGCGGAGCCCCGCGCTCATCACCGCCGACTGGAGCCTGCGCACCACCGAGGGCGAGACCATCCACGTCGCGATCAGCGGCCGCCGACTGGCCGGTGTCGCCGACGGGGACGAGGACCTGGTCGTGGTCAACGTGGTCGACGTCTCGGAGCGGCTGCGCTACGAGCAACGACTCGCCCACCTGGCCGACCACGACCCGCTCACGGGCCTGGCGAACCGGCGCAAGTTCGACGAGGAGCTGCAGCGCCACCACGAGTTCTGCGACCGCTACGGCGCGACCGGCGCGATCCTGCTGCTCGACCTGGACCAGTTCAAGGAGGTCAACGACTCCCTGGGGCACGGTGCCGGCGACCAGCTGATCATCTCCACCGCAGCCCTGCTGCGCACCTCGGTCCGGGGGACCGACGTGGTCGCGCGGCTCGGCGGCGACGAGTTCGCGGTCCTCCTCACCGAGGGCGACCGCGAGACCGCAGCGACGGTGGGCGCCAAGCTGGTCGACCGCATCGGCAGCCACACCGCGACTCTCGACAGCACCCGTCGCAACGTGACCGTCAGCATCGGCGGCGTCACCTTCGCCGACGCCGCCGACAGCGACGCCGACATCCTCTCGCTGGCCGACATGATGATGTACGACGCCAAGGAGGACGGCCGCAACCGCTGCCTGGTCTTCGATCGCTCGCGCTACGCCCAACCCCGGATGGGTGCCCGCATGGAGTGGCGCTCCCGGATCGAACGGGCGCTGGAGAACGACGACTTCGCGCTCCACCTGCAACCGATCCAGGACCTGCACCACGGCGGGATCCGGTCGGCCGAGGTGCTCATCCGGTTGGCCGACAGCGACGAGCTCGTCCCGCCGGGACGCTTCCTCTACATCGCCGAGCGTGCGGGACTGGCGCCCGCGTTGGACGCCTGGGTCATCCGCCACAGCCTGCCGCTGCTGCAGCGGCTGCGCGCGATCGTCCCCGACTTCGCCCTCGAGGTGAACCTGTCCGGGCACTCGATCGGCGAACCACTGATCGAGCGCACCATCACCGACGAGCTGACGCGGCTCGGGGTCGACCCCTCCTCGCTGATCCTGGAGATCACCGAGACGGCCGCGGTCGCCGACGTGGAGATGGCACGCGCGTTCGCCGAGCGGATGAGCGCCCTGGGCTGCAAGTTCGCCCTGGACGACTTCGGCGCCGGGTTCGGGTCCTTCTACTACCTCAAGCACCTGTTGTTCGACTACGTCAAGATCGACGGGGAATTCGTCGCAAACTGCCATCGCTCCGCGGTCGACCGGCTTATCCTGCACTCGATCGTGGGCATTGCCCATGACCTCGGCAAGCAGACCGTCGCCGAGTTCGTGGCCGATCCCGACATCCTCGAGGTGGTCGGCGCCGAAGGCGTCGACCTCGCCCAGGGGTTCCACATCGGCAAGCCCGTCCCGTACGACGAGTTCGTCAGCGTCCTCGATCGCTCTGCCACGACCTCGACAGGAGCGACGGAATGACCTCGTCCGGCAACGCCGGCATCGATCGAGACGAGGAGGAGCGCGAGCTGCTCCGCGACGACGTCCCCCACCGCCCGCCGAGTGCGTGGAACCGAGTGGTGGGCATCTTCGTGCTCGGGTCCTCGGTCCTGGCGGCGGCCCTGCTCGCGATCGCCGTCGCCCCGGAGGCGACGCCGCCGCTGCAGTCGCGGGCACGTGAGGTGTCGGTCGGGATCTGGGAGGTCTTCTACGACACCCAGGCGCCGTCGTACCGTTCCGTGCTCGCCGCCGTCGCGTTCGCGCTGCTGATCGCCGCCGGCGTGGCCGTCCTGGAGCGGCGCATCGCCAACCGCTACCGCCGCTCCTACGACCGGATCGCCACCCCACTCGCGCCGCGGATCGTCATGGAGGCCACCCGTAACGAGTTCGCCGGCCCGGTCACCATCACAGTGCTGATCCCGGCCCACAACGAGGAGGACTGCATCGGCGCGACCATCGCGTCGCTGGAGTCGCAGGAGCCGCCGCCGCACCGCATCGTCGTGGTGGCCGACAACTGCACCGACGGCACGGTGGGCATCGCCCGCGAGGCCGGTGTCGAGGTCTTCGAGACCGTCGGCAACACGCACAAGAAGGCGGGCGCGCTCAACCAGGCGCTGGAGCAGATGCTGCCCGGCCAGGGCGACAACGACCTGCTGATGGTGATGGACGCCGACACCGTGCTCGACGCGGGCTTCCTCGCCGAGGCCGCGCGGCGGATGACCGCCGACCGCGCGCTGATGGCCGTCGGGGGCCTGTTCTACGGCGAGGACGGCAAGGGCGTGCTGGGCCAGTTCCAGCGCAACGAGTACACCCGCTACGCCCGGGAGCTGGGCCGCCGGCGCGGTCGGGTGTTCGTGCTGACCGGCACCGCGTCGATCTTCCGCCCCCGGGCCCTGCGGACGGTGGCGGCGAGCCGCGGCGTCCTGATCCCGGGGCACCACGGCGAGGTCTACGACACCGTCGCGCTCACCGAGGACAACGAGCTGACCATCGCGCTGAAGTCGCTCGGCGGCCTGATGGTCTCGCCGCCGGGGTGCACCGTGGTGACCGAGGTGATGCCGTCGTGGCGCGCCTTGTGGAACCAACGGCTGCGGTGGCAGCGGGGTGCGTTGGAGAACCTCGGCGCCTACGGCATGACACCGCAGACGTTCCGCTACTGGTCCCAGCAGCTGGGCATTGCCTACGGCTCGATCGCGGTCAGCACCTACCTGATCCTCATCCTGCTCATGCTGCTCGCGCTCGACGTGTGGATCTGGTTCCCGTTCTGGGTGGGGATCGGCCTGGTGTTCACCATGGAGCGCGTCCTGACGGTGTGGAAGGGCGGCTGGCGCGCACGCATCCTCGGGGCGACGCTGTTCCCGGAGATGGGCTACGCACTCTTCCTCAACGTCGTGTTCATCAAGGGTGTCCTCGACATCACCCTGCGTCGCCAGGCGTCGTGGAAGCACGTCACCACCGTCGGCGGCCGCGTCGTCGTGGTGGAGGAGGACTGACATGGGCCTCATCGATCCGCTCGTGATCGCCCAGGGCCTGCTGCTGCCGTCCTCGGTGGTGCAGTCGGGGTGGTTCGCGGCGCTGGCCGCGTTCGTCGCGATCAACACCTTGATGTACACCGGCCTGGCGATCGCAAAGATGCTGCCCAAGGTCTACATCACCGACTACGACCCGCGGCGACGGCGGCGCGCCGAGACGCGGAGCATCCACCCCGACGGCCCGGTCGACTAGGCCTGATCGGCCAACCCGGGTCTACGGGGCGCGGTCGCCAGCGGTGGCGCGCGCCTCGCGGCGGTGCCGTCGTCGGCGCAGCGTCGCGGGCAGCGTCAGCAGCAGCGCCAGCGCGATCCCGATCAGCGCGCCCACGGTGTTGGCGAACAGGTCACGGTCGTCGGGGAACCGCCCCGGGATCCGGTGCTGGACGGTCTCGATGAACGCCGTCATCGCCATCGAGCCGAGTGCGGCGATCCACCACCCGCCGGCGCCGACGAAGAGCAGCAGGAACATCCCGATCGGCACGAACAGGGCGATGTTGGCGAGGAACTCCAGTCGGTCGTAGTCCAGCCACTCGACGTACCCCCGCCGGTGCAGCGCCGCGAGCACCCGGAGGATGAACGCCCGGTCTCCGGCGTCCAGGGGCTGCGGCGTCAGCGTCAGCCAGCCCACGAATGCCAGGTAGGCGCTCGTGACCAGGGACAGGAACGGGTGGCGGTGCAGCATCGGTCCAGTCTGACCGACCGGTGGCCACGGCCGCGGAGGCCCGGTGTGGCGTCGCTCTCCTCAGTCGCTCACGAGTCCGGACCGGGCAGCATGGGGGAGCCGACGACGGTGTCGGAGAAGGACTCGACCTTGTTGGCCGTCGACAGCACCCAGTTCGCCGCGGAGTTCAGCCCGCTGTCGAAGTAGGTGTAGGCGATGCCGCCGTGCTCGCGGACCTGGTTCGCGGAGCGCTCGATGACGTCGGGCCGGACCTGCGCGGCCTCGTCGGTGACACCGGTCTCGGCGATGGCCCACTCCACGCCCTGCGAGCGTGCCCAGGGCTCGATCCGGGAGAAGTAGTCGCCGTCGAGGTCGGTCCAGCCCTTGTCGCCCTGGCCGTAGCGCTGGTAGATGTCGAAGCCGGCGATGTCGACGGTGACGCCCCGTGGCCAGAGGTTCTCCAGCGAGTGCTGGTCCTCGCCGTAGAACTGGTTCCAACCGGTCAGGATCACCGTGAAGGCCACGTTGCTCGCGCCACTGCGCACCATCGGCGCCAACCGCTCCTGCATCCGCGTCCACGCGGTGATGTCGCCGTCGCCCTCGGGCTCGTGGTGGAACGCCAGCCACACCGGGTGGTCGGTCGCGGCCAGCCGCTGGGTGAGGTCGCGCACCCAGGCGTCACCACGGCCGTCGGCCATGTCGGCCCAGGAGTGCGGCATCTTGAACGAGATCCACGGCAGGCGTCCCGCCTCGTGGTCCTCACGCACGATCGACAACGCGTAGTCGACCTGGTCGGCGCGGTAGAAGGTGCGGCGTACGCCGAGGCGCGAGCCGACCTCCTCCTCACGTGACGCGGGGTCGGAGTTGCCGCCGTGGGAGGCACCGACGTACATCCCGCAACTGGGGATGCCGCGGTCGCTGTAGGCGCAGCCGTTGCTGAGCACCTGGTCGCCGGTCGGGGCCGTGGTCGTCGGTTCCTGCGTCGGCTCCGACGTCGCGGTGGTGGCGGGCTCGGTGGGCGCCGTGGTGGTCTCGCTGGTCGGCGCCGACGTGGGCTCCTGCGTGGGGTCCGTCGTCGGTGTGGTCGGTGCCGACGGCTCCGGGGCCGTGGTCGCGGGGGAGTCGGGCGGCGTCGGGGGCATCGCACCGGACACCGGCTCGAGGGTGACGTCGTCGATCACCGCGGTCTGCCAGAAGCCGCCGCCGTCCACGGTGATGCGCAGCTCGAGCCGGTTGCCCGCGCCGGGGGAGTCGACGGGCACCTCCAGCTGCGTCCAGTCACGCCGGGGGAGCCGGGTGGCATCGGTGCGGTGGCGCGCCACGACCTCCTCGCCGCGGTACTCACGCACCTCAAGCACGGCGTCACCGGAGGACCACAACGGGCGGACCCACGCCGATCCCACATGGTCGCCGTCGCCGGACTCGACACGGTCGGACCGCACCGCCAACGGGCTGCGGAACCACGACGTCGCGACCGTGGCGTCACCACCCTCACGGCCACGACCGCGCTGGCCCCAGATCCACGTGGTGTCGTTGGCGGCGTGCAGCGACGTGCCTGCGGCCGCCCGGTCCTCCCGCTCCGGGTTCCCGGAGCCGCCGATGGCCGTGCCGGCCAGACCGACGACGAGAGTGACGACGACGGCAGCCAGGGCCGGCGCACGCAGTGGTCGTCCCAGTCGCCGTGGACGGCTCCTCCTGCGGGGCGCGCGGTGACTGCCGGTGGGGTGGTGGGGGTACAAGCCGAACTCCTCGTGGATGTCTCAGCGCGCTCCGTCCTCGCCCCATGGTCGCGCGTGGCCCACAGTCCTACACCACCTGCCGCCCCGGCAGCGGGCCTCGATCCCCAAACCTGGGGAGACGGCGCGGCGCGCGGTGGAGGACACCTGCGATGTCAGGCTGCCGTGCAGGGACGACACCACCGCACCGAGGGCCGGAGGAGTTATGTCAAGCAACGACGACCCGGGAGCCGGTCCCAAGTACGCCCGGATCGAGCGCGAGCGCCGGTTCCTCGTGGCCGCCGTGCCCGACGGCGTCGTGGAGCGGCGCACCATCACCGACCGCTACCTCCACGACACCCACCTGCGACTGCGCCAGGTCGTCGGCGACGACGGGGTCGTCGTACGCAAGCTGACCCACAAGGTGCGCCTCGCAGGATCCGTGCGGCAGATCGCCTGCACGAGCGTGCCCCTGGACGACGTCGAGTGGGCGCTGCTCAGCGCACTGCCGGGCGACGACCTCGCCAAGACCCGACACGTCGTCGTCCGTGACGGCGTACGCGTCGTGGTCGACGAGCTCGCCGACGGCACGCTGCTCGCGGAGATCGACGACGGCGACGAGGAGCCCGTCGAGCCACCAGCGTGGCTGGGCGTACAGGTCGAGGTCACCGACGACGAGGCGTGGACCGGTGCCTCAC comes from Nocardioides panacisoli and encodes:
- a CDS encoding ATP-binding cassette domain-containing protein; the encoded protein is MTHPADTHPVIRVHGARENNLKGIDVEIPKRRLTVFTGVSGSGKSSLVFGTIAAESRRLIDETYSTFVQGFMPTLPRPEVDVLEGLTTAILVDQERMGSNPRSTLGTVTDANAMLRTLFSRLGKPYIGGATAFSFNIPTTTVGGASVTESGKKNVIKQQVYLGGMCPMCEGRGTVSDLDLSQIIDESKSLEDGAILVPGYTADGWMVAPYKTQVPSDRPIAELTAKQRDDLLHAEPRKVKVEKINVTYEGLIPKIRKSMFSKDPDSLQPHIKRFVEAAAVFDTCSACGGTRLNVSARSSTIGGRHIGEACALQVTDLAAWLRTLDEPSVAPLLEKLLHLLDSFVEIGLGYLSLDRPSGTLSGGEAQRTKMVRHLGSALTDVTYVFDEPTIGLHPHDVARMNQLLGQLRDNGNTVLVVEHKPETIAIADHVVDMGPGAGTAGGEVVYEGDLAGLRGSDTHTGRHLSYRASLKDTVRTASGALEVRGADTHNLRSVDVDIPLGVLTVLTGVAGSGKSSLISGSVAGRDGVVTVDQAPIKGSRRSNPATYTGLLEPIRKAFAKANGVKPALFSANSEGACPTCRGSGVIVTEFSFTDTVSTPCEDCGGKRYQAEVLDLRLAGLNIAEVLALPVADAHAFFAEGEARTPAAATILARLADVGLGYLTLGQPLNTLSGGERQRVRLAMSTGRGSGGQVLVLDEPTVGLHLAEVAQLLALLDRLVDDGMSVVVIEHHQAVMAHADWIIDLGPGAGHDGGTVVFEGTPTDLVADRSTLTGEHLARYVGTED
- a CDS encoding sensor domain-containing protein, with protein sequence MSALLPRSSSLLHQMRPAESAPTRPSWQTALPFVLVAIAGLGSVFLPPYESDKAVELVIVAVGFFVALGLLAVAISRDERSWVDPAPAFLFFLIYAAARDAGGGADSGIAPIIVLPILWLALTGTRRDLIVSAVLTACVLGLPLLLIGAPAYPDSEWRRAVLWTAVAALIAPVIQRLVAELARHRSLAEEASSENEAILRGARQTKIISYDLDGIIRSYSAGAQELLGYAPETLIGKQGPEFLHDPDEVARVAAELGVEPGFAVFRTLAETRAPGRVWTYRTATGETLFMQLVVTELVDAAGERTGYLGVAIDVTAAERAERELAEAEGRWRTLLEHLPDTVVMMLDEDLVIRAVGGQSATKHGLQQQAIGRHLAEFSRPENMAVLRQLTADALEGHEGHAELVATSDGSEQEVLVSPLPDGTVEGAILLVARDVSRERARAREAEEARERAEGLFADAPHGVAVVRPDGTVVRANQSMGHLLGREAATLVGQPMDEYAGPGAESIAPHLHEAVRRSPALITADWSLRTTEGETIHVAISGRRLAGVADGDEDLVVVNVVDVSERLRYEQRLAHLADHDPLTGLANRRKFDEELQRHHEFCDRYGATGAILLLDLDQFKEVNDSLGHGAGDQLIISTAALLRTSVRGTDVVARLGGDEFAVLLTEGDRETAATVGAKLVDRIGSHTATLDSTRRNVTVSIGGVTFADAADSDADILSLADMMMYDAKEDGRNRCLVFDRSRYAQPRMGARMEWRSRIERALENDDFALHLQPIQDLHHGGIRSAEVLIRLADSDELVPPGRFLYIAERAGLAPALDAWVIRHSLPLLQRLRAIVPDFALEVNLSGHSIGEPLIERTITDELTRLGVDPSSLILEITETAAVADVEMARAFAERMSALGCKFALDDFGAGFGSFYYLKHLLFDYVKIDGEFVANCHRSAVDRLILHSIVGIAHDLGKQTVAEFVADPDILEVVGAEGVDLAQGFHIGKPVPYDEFVSVLDRSATTSTGATE
- a CDS encoding glycosyltransferase family 2 protein — protein: MTSSGNAGIDRDEEERELLRDDVPHRPPSAWNRVVGIFVLGSSVLAAALLAIAVAPEATPPLQSRAREVSVGIWEVFYDTQAPSYRSVLAAVAFALLIAAGVAVLERRIANRYRRSYDRIATPLAPRIVMEATRNEFAGPVTITVLIPAHNEEDCIGATIASLESQEPPPHRIVVVADNCTDGTVGIAREAGVEVFETVGNTHKKAGALNQALEQMLPGQGDNDLLMVMDADTVLDAGFLAEAARRMTADRALMAVGGLFYGEDGKGVLGQFQRNEYTRYARELGRRRGRVFVLTGTASIFRPRALRTVAASRGVLIPGHHGEVYDTVALTEDNELTIALKSLGGLMVSPPGCTVVTEVMPSWRALWNQRLRWQRGALENLGAYGMTPQTFRYWSQQLGIAYGSIAVSTYLILILLMLLALDVWIWFPFWVGIGLVFTMERVLTVWKGGWRARILGATLFPEMGYALFLNVVFIKGVLDITLRRQASWKHVTTVGGRVVVVEED
- a CDS encoding VanZ family protein; translation: MLHRHPFLSLVTSAYLAFVGWLTLTPQPLDAGDRAFILRVLAALHRRGYVEWLDYDRLEFLANIALFVPIGMFLLLFVGAGGWWIAALGSMAMTAFIETVQHRIPGRFPDDRDLFANTVGALIGIALALLLTLPATLRRRRHRREARATAGDRAP